A single window of Candidatus Obscuribacterales bacterium DNA harbors:
- a CDS encoding tetratricopeptide repeat protein codes for MKYKLFSTLLIAVHLVLTISPVQGETFEAVDKIELKQLLLKAKALSFSGHPAAAIPTYKQVLAKDPNNAEAFAGLGWVYYQSGKASEAISSERRAITLDPLSAEPHYFLAAIYFSQKHYQTAQNERIKAAELAKNRPCNCGHVSELSKSNQ; via the coding sequence GTGAAGTACAAGCTTTTTTCTACGCTTCTAATAGCTGTTCATTTAGTGCTGACGATTTCGCCAGTACAAGGAGAAACGTTTGAAGCCGTCGACAAAATCGAACTGAAGCAATTACTACTGAAAGCTAAGGCACTAAGCTTCAGCGGTCATCCAGCCGCTGCAATACCAACATATAAACAAGTACTCGCAAAAGATCCAAACAACGCTGAAGCATTCGCAGGATTAGGTTGGGTGTACTACCAATCCGGCAAAGCTTCTGAAGCCATAAGCAGCGAGAGACGAGCCATCACTCTTGATCCGTTGAGCGCCGAACCACATTACTTTCTTGCCGCGATCTATTTTTCACAAAAACACTATCAGACAGCGCAAAATGAACGAATTAAAGCAGCCGAGTTAGCAAAAAATCGTCCCTGCAATTGCGGTCACGTTTCCGAATTGTCCAAATCAAATCAGTAA
- a CDS encoding type II toxin-antitoxin system HicB family antitoxin, with translation MNIDHYTYRVTWSPDDHEFVGLCTEFPSLSWLDSSPEQALKGIRQTVNEVVGDMESSGESIPIPLSEKHYSGEFRVRIPPEVHRSLAMEAAEQGISLNRLASAKLAGN, from the coding sequence CTTATCGAGTCACATGGTCACCAGACGACCATGAATTTGTAGGTTTATGCACCGAATTTCCGTCGCTCTCATGGCTAGATTCCAGTCCAGAACAAGCTCTTAAGGGAATTCGACAAACAGTCAATGAAGTCGTTGGAGATATGGAATCCAGCGGTGAGTCGATTCCGATACCGTTATCCGAAAAGCATTACAGCGGCGAATTTAGAGTGCGAATCCCACCAGAAGTACACCGGTCACTGGCTATGGAAGCAGCGGAACAAGGTATAAGCCTAAACCGGTTGGCAAGCGCAAAACTCGCCGGCAACTAA